A genomic window from Bubalus bubalis isolate 160015118507 breed Murrah chromosome 11, NDDB_SH_1, whole genome shotgun sequence includes:
- the RNASE10 gene encoding inactive ribonuclease-like protein 10: MKLTLVQIFFMMLLLLLGLGVGLGVGLQMAAAILEESDQLLDEFLSSDSQDKAEATKEGLASRSTETLLVSNKEVMQPEDTIISEDEVGGDRMLRAEVLLQSNKDYLRSDVMDRECNALMALKVKSKDHTCIPQYIFIHEELDAVKAVCKSPAVACDLKGGKCHKSPRPFDLTFCKLSKSGQVIPHCNYVTFILEKYILMSCSDMKVQITS, translated from the coding sequence ATGAAGCTGACTCTGGTGCAGATCTTTTTcatgatgttgctgctgctactgggcCTAGGGGTGGGCCTGGGTGTGGGACTCCAGATGGCCGCAGCCATCCTGGAGGAAAGTGATCAGCTACTGGATGAGTTTCTGTCCAGTGACTCACAGGACAAAGCTGAGGCTACTAAGGAGGGACTGGCCAGCCGAAGCACAGAAACCCTGCTGGTTAGCAACAAAGAAGTGATGCAACCAGAAGACACCATCATCAGTGAAGATGAAGTTGGAGGAGACAGGATGCTCAGAGCTGAGGTTCTTTTACAGAGCAACAAAGACTATCTTAGATCTgacgtgatggacagggaatgcAATGCCCTGATGGCACTGAAGGTGAAGTCAAAAGACCACACTTGCATACCCCAGTACATATTTATCCATGAGGAACTAGATGCAGTCAAAGCTGTCTGTAAGAGTCCTGCTGTTGCCTGTGATCTCAAGGGAGGCAAATGCCACAAAAGCCCCCGTCCTTTTGATTTGACATTCTGCAAGTTATCCAAATCAGGCCAAGTGATTCCTCACTGTAATTATGTAACTTTTATTCTTGAAAAGTACATTCTTATGTCCTGTAGTGACATGAAAGTCCAGATAACATCATGA